A genome region from Oryctolagus cuniculus chromosome 20, mOryCun1.1, whole genome shotgun sequence includes the following:
- the PNMA1 gene encoding paraneoplastic antigen Ma1, with the protein MAMTLLEDWCRGMDVNSQRALLVWGILVNCDEAEIEETLQAAMPQVPYRVLGRMFWREENAKAALLELTGAVDYAAIPREMPGKGGVWKVLFKPPTSDAEFLERLHLFLAREGWTVQDVARVLGFQNPAPAPGPEMPAEMLSYILDNVIQPLVESIWYKKLTLFSGRDIPGPGEESFDCWLEHANEVIEEWQVSDTEKRRRLMESLRGPAADVIRILKTSNPAITTGECLKALEQVFGSVESSRDAQVRFLNTYQNPGEKLSAYVIRLEPLLQKVVEKGAIDKENVNQARLEQVIAGANHSGTLRRQLWLTGAAEGPAPNLFQLLVQIREEEAKEEEEEAEAALLQLGLEGHF; encoded by the coding sequence ATGGCGATGACGCTGTTGGAAGATTGGTGCAGGGGCATGGACGTGAACTCCCAGAGAGCGCTGCTGGTTTGGGGGATCCTAGTGAACTGTGATGAGGCTGAAATCGAAGAGACCCTCCAGGCTGCGATGCCCCAGGTGCCGTATCGAGTGCTTGGGAGAATGTTCTGGAGGGAAGAGAACGCGAAAGCAGCCTTATTAGAGCTCACTGGCGCTGTGGATTACGCCGCGATCCCCAGGGAGATGCCTGGCAAAGGAGGGGTGTGGAAAGTGCTTTTTAAGCCCCCCACGTCTGACGCTGAATTTTTAGAAAGGCTGCACCTCTTCCTAGCTCGGGAGGGGTGGACCGTGCAAGATGTTGCCCGCGTCCTTGGGTTTCAGaacccggccccggccccgggccccgaAATGCCAGCCGAGATGCTCAGCTATATTTTGGATAATGTTATTCAGCCTCTCGTGGAGTCCATATGGTACAAGAAGCTGACGCTGTTCTCGGGGAGGGACATcccggggcctggggaggagagCTTTGACTGCTGGCTGGAGCACGCTAATGAAGTCATAGAGGAGTGGCAGGTGTCCGACACAGAAAAGAGGCGGCGGCTGATGGAGAGCCTCCGGGGCCCCGCCGCCGACGTCATCCGCATCCTCAAGACCAGCAACCCCGCGATCACCACCGGCGAGTGCCTGAAGGCGCTGGAGCAGGTGTTCGGGAGCGTGGAGAGCTCTAGGGATGCGCAGGTCAGGTTTCTGAACACGTACCAGAACCCGGGAGAGAAGTTGTCGGCTTACGTCATTCGTCTGGAGCCGCTGCTGCAGAAGGTGGTGGAGAAGGGGGCCATTGATAAAGAGAACGTGAACCAGGCCCGCCTGGAGCAGGTCATCGCCGGGGCCAACCACAGCGGGACCCTCCGAAGGCAGCTCTGGCTGACCGGCGCTGCGGAAGGGCCGGCCCCGAacctcttccagctgctggtgcaGATCCGTGAGGAGGAggccaaggaggaggaggaggaggctgaggccgCGCTCCTGCAGTTGGGCCTGGAGGGGCACTTCTGA